A single region of the Schizosaccharomyces osmophilus chromosome 3, complete sequence genome encodes:
- the ung1 gene encoding uracil DNA N-glycosylase Ung1: MTIFTRKCPINIRWFHIKCSRVRGSIFQILSRRHLLTVKVKPSYSVNYSKMSILDHTEKRKADEPNENVPQKTKQQCLDKFFTAKPKTPQKAPILNSNTVTNGKSIKFDKKKWAEELTEDQRKLLQLEIETMEDSWFEALKDEFLQPYFLDLKKFLQSEWQKERVFPPKEDIYSWSHHTPLSKVRVIILGQDPYHNVGQAHGLCFSVRPGIPCPPSLLNIYKAIKIDYEDFLIPKTGYLIPWADQGVLMLNASLTVRAHQAASHSGKGWERFTTTALQIALNKHKRGIVVLAWGTPANKRLQGLPLQSHCILKSVHPSPLSAHRGFFECHHFKKTNDWLAERYGNENSINWHAVSIPTPSKPEASSKPLDELDENSSLVTKNLKTEEQKA; this comes from the exons atgaCTATATTTACTCGGAAATGTCCAATTAATATCCGCTGGTTTCATATAAAATGTAGCAGGGTTAGAGGTTCCATATTTCAGATACTAAGTCGACGACACCTTCTTACTGTGAAGGTAAAACCAAGTTATTCGGTTAACTATTCTAAAATGAGTATACTAGACCATActgaaaaacgaaaagctGATGAGCCTAACGAAAATGTTCCgcagaaaacaaaacagcaATGTTTAGATAAATTCTTCACTGCCAAACCCAAAACACCACAGAAAGCGCCCATTTTAAATTCTAATACTGTTACCAATGGAAAAAGTATAAAGtttgacaaaaaaaaatgggCCGAAGAATTGACAGAGGATCAAAGGAAATTACTACA ACTAGAAATTGAGACCATGGAAGATTCTTGGTTTGAAGCCCTTAAGGATGAATTCTTACAGCCATACTTTTTGGACTTGAagaaatttcttcaaagtgAATGGCAGAAAGAAAGGGTTTTCCCTCCTAAAGAAGATATATATTCTTGGTCGCATCATACTCCTCTGTCCAAAGTTCGTGTTATTATATTGGGACAGGATCCTTACCATAACGTTGGGCAAGCTCATggactttgcttttccGTTCGACCAGGGATTCCTTGTCCGCCTAGCTTACTAAACATATACAAAGCTATCAAAATAGATTACGAAGATTTTCTTATACCAAAGACGGG GTATTTGATACCATGGGCCGATCAAGGTGTGTTGATGCTAAATGCTAGCTTGACTGTTCGAGCTCATCAAGCTGCATCCCACTCAGGAAAGGGATGGGAACGATTTACAACTACTGCTCTTCAAATTGCTTTAAATAAACACAAACGTGGAATTGTTGTACTGGCTTGGGGAACGCCCGCCAACAAGCGTCTTCAAGGGCTCCCTTTACAATCACACTGCATACTAAAGAGTGTTCATCCGAGTCCTTTGTCTGCTCATCGTGGGTTTTTCGAATGTCATCAttttaagaaaacaaacgatTGGTTAGCGGAACGTtatggaaatgaaaattctATTAATTGGCATGCTGTTTCCATTCCCACGCCTTCAAAACCTGAAGCTTCGAGCAAGCCTTTGGATGAATTGGATGAAAATTCATCATTGGTAACtaaaaacttgaaaacgGAGGAACAGAAGGCATGA
- the spo13 gene encoding sporulation specific Rab GEF Spo13: MSNKENVNEKLVPEKQKSPVNKANSMALNQMKEQLSHEVQRREELESQLEKSQKEMEDLSVSLFTEANEMVAKARQESEVLRRELDYHEKMQERRMQKLKNIQSAIRTSMVNRNIFSYSYQTPYQ, from the coding sequence ATGTCaaataaagagaatgtGAACGAAAAACTAGTAccagaaaaacaaaaaagtccTGTGAACAAAGCAAATTCCATGGCATTGAACCAGATGAAGGAGCAATTATCTCATGAAGTTCAAAGGCGAGAAGAGCTCGAAAGTCAGTTGgaaaaaagccaaaaggaaatggaaGACCTTtcagtttctttgtttactgaagcaaatgaaatggTCGCCAAAGCGAGACAAGAGAGCGAAGTGTTACGGCGTGAACTAGATTATCACGAGAAGATGCAAGAAAGACGCATGCAAAAGctaaaaaatatacaatcCGCTATTCGAACTTCAATGGTAAACCGAAAcatattttcttattcCTATCAAACTCCATATCAATAA
- the rrp5 gene encoding U3 snoRNP-associated protein Rrp5: MAGNKRRRDTVSNGSDKPDNDKSSQQNGTTSSLSAVESSGDFPRGGGSTLTPLEYKEAVTEAKREALTGTDEAEVTKASSKPSKKKKKNTTKATSSNEDELSSVSIESLKYKSLIPGTLILGQVSQINTLDIAVSLPNGLSGYVPITSISEKLSQRLENLDDAATGTDSEAVDHLDEFNNFPDLIDLYHVGQWIRVCVTKLGTDDTKNNKKHVELSMRPQDVNGPTEEPNNYTSGSVIQAAVSSVEDHGIVFDVGLKNFNGFLSKKNIGDYKFVEGQSLVCTVLSKDQRTLHLALSTPDSPPLDGLPSVQAILPGNYINVLITDLKDNGVVGKYMGVADVTSDLFHCSVNQTKDLEKQFHLAKSSPARVLFVLPGDPPKIAVSFLPHILSFNFDSAKPQKLDQLDVGFIVNTAKVTHVSPSLGVFCDVGIPGIYGFTHISRLSDKKVANVSSNNGPYKVNSVHRARVTGYSYVDNLFILSFQNSVLEQPFLRIEDINVGQYVEGSVLKLIPQGIVVTIADGINALVPSSHMSDIALQFPERRFKVGTTVKGRVLTTNVLRRRVILTLKKSLLNSDLPPICSFEQATPGIRAIGVLARVLEDGAIVEFYNSVRGFLPVSEMSEAYIRDAREHFKIGQTVSVTILSCEPSERKMRVSCREQNWDEKRLEQFDSISLGSLVSGSVLQKTENSVIVDLGNKVSGVIALGHLSDGDLTKSTKVLNKLRVSTKITDVLVLRKGQDKRNITLSLKKSLINAAKEERFPKTIQEVKEGVKYAGFVRNTTDFGVFVEFCDGLVALVPKAYLSEDYVPVPGALFKPQQSVECVCLSVNLQQKKIFMSFKPLSSNKQRVTEVLDSKYDIEKPVDESIKKTYDYTAGKVTWGTITSVKASQLNVELAANVQGRVEVSEVFDKAEDIESLNKPLKNFKKGDKICVRVLGIHDSRHHKFLPISHRVSPKQFLELSVRPSVMSMEPFKLETPTFKKGDSVIAYVNNISQECVWVSVTSTINGRIMAMDLGYDAEVINSIPKHFFGGKALKCTVIDTSKVLGLSLIKPVDGYESVKPGDKFSGRVMNVNESGAIVHLPGHLTGRVSRLDMSDDYDIAPNEKFVRNKYISVYVMSVDVSNKKIALSTRESRVNPQNAEVKDREIKSIDDLKPGDVCRGFVSNVADQGLFVSLGHDLVARIKIAELFDTFIKEWKTQFQVNMLVRGKIISVDHDTKRIEMTLKPSKIDESSSITTAFSDLQVGSNIDGTVAKVEDYGLLIKIDSTDGIVGLCHKSEVADAVVNDISRLYSVGDKVRAHVLDVNPEKRRISLGLKSSYFDADSDVDLSDEIEMKSADESSDEEMAEDQQSESEADEESSSEEENEKPAPLNVNGFDWGDSSTVFDKPARDVSESESEDDETPKRKKSKPDNFNDEERDLDEAPHVPADFERQLLSSPNSSFLWISYMAYQLNLNEIEKAREIGQRALNTINYREEEEKLNVWMALLNLEIAYGTTESLQNTFKDACAHCEPLVVYEKLCGVLIKSNKLDLANEYMEGMLKNFKQVPSVWTQYASFLLTNGSEDTARGLLQRSLQSLPKSEHVKIIEKFAILEFKQGDPERGRTIFEGLLSNYPKRLDLWNVLIDMEVKQGDTAIIRRLFERVLASKLSTKKAKFIFKKWLTYEKEIGDNKGVDSVKQKALEYVSGNRED; encoded by the coding sequence aTGGCTGGAAATAAGAGAAGGAGGGACACCGTTTCGAATGGCTCCGATAAGCCAGACAATGATAAGTCGTCTCAACAAAATGGAACTACTTCGTCTCTTTCTGCTGTGGAATCTTCAGGAGATTTCCCTCGTGGAGGAGGTTCCACATTGACGCCTCTTGAATATAAAGAGGCTGTAACGGAGGCTAAACGAGAAGCCCTTACGGGTACCGATGAAGCTGAAGTTACTAAGGCTTCAAGCAAGCCatccaagaagaaaaagaagaacacTACGAAGGCTACTTCTTCTAACGAAGATGAACTATCTTCCGTGTCCATCGAAAGcttaaaatataaaagttTGATACCAGGAACTTTGATTTTGGGACAAGTCTCTCAAATTAATACCTTAGATATTGCTGTTTCCTTGCCTAATGGTCTCAGCGGATATGTGCCCATCACCAGTATATctgaaaagctttctcAGCGTCTTGAAAATCTGGACGATGCTGCCACCGGTACCGACAGTGAAGCCGTTGATCATCTTGACGAATTTAATAACTTCCCTGATTTAATTGATCTTTATCACGTTGGACAATGGATTCGTGTATGCGTGACCAAACTTGGTACCGAtgatacaaaaaataacaaaaagcaCGTTGAACTGAGTATGCGCCCTCAAGATGTAAATGGCCCCACAGAAGAACCAAATAATTATACTAGTGGGTCGGTGATTCAAGCGGCTGTTTCCAGTGTGGAAGATCACGgtattgtttttgatgTGGGATTGAAAAACTTTAATGGCTTTCtgtctaaaaaaaatattggaGATTATAAATTCGTAGAAGGCCAGAGTTTGGTTTGTACTGTTTTATCAAAAGATCAACGTACTCTTCACTTAGCTCTTTCCACCCCTGATTCACCTCCTTTAGATGGTTTACCTTCTGTTCAAGCTATTCTTCCGGGTAACTACATCAATGTATTAATAACAGATCTTAAAGATAATGGTGTCGTTGGAAAGTATATGGGCGTGGCTGATGTAACGAGCGATTTGTTCCATTGTTCCGTTAATCAAACaaaggatttggaaaaacagTTTCACCTTGCCAAGTCCTCGCCAGCTCGTGTGCTTTTCGTCCTCCCAGGCGATCCTCCAAAGATTgctgtttctttcttacCTCATATTTTGAGTTTCAATTTTGATTCGGCGAAACCTCAAAAACTTGACCAGCTTGATGTTGGATTCATCGTCAATACTGCTAAAGTTACACACGTTAGTCCTTCTCTCGGTGTTTTTTGCGATGTAGGCATCCCCGGTATCTATGGTTTCACTCACATTTCTCGTTTGTCTGATAAAAAGGTAGCAAATGTTAGCTCAAATAATGGCCCTTATAAAGTAAATAGTGTCCACCGTGCTCGTGTAACTGGTTATAGTTACGTCGACAACTTGTTCATCTTATCCTTCCAGAATTCCGTTTTAGAGCAACCCTTTTTACGTATTGAGGATATAAACGTTGGTCAATATGTGGAGGGCTCTGTACTGAAACTAATTCCACAAGGTATCGTCGTCACTATCGCAGATGGAATCAATGCCTTGGTACCGTCTTCTCATATGTCAGATATTGCTTTGCAATTCCCTGAGCGACGTTTTAAAGTCGGCACTACTGTCAAGGGTCGTGTGTTAACCACGAATGTTTTGAGAAGAAGAGTTATTCTCACATTGAAGAAATCACTGTTAAACAGCGACCTACCTCCAATTTGCTCGTTTGAACAAGCAACACCAGGTATTCGTGCTATAGGTGTTCTTGCTCGTGTGTTAGAAGATGGTGCGATTGTAGAGTTTTACAACAGCGTTCGTGGATTCTTGCCTGTGTCTGAAATGAGTGAAGCTTATATTCGGGATGCGAGGGAACATTTTAAGATTGGTCAAACTGTTTCTGTGACTATTCTTAGTTGTGAACCATCCGAACGTAAAATGAGAGTTAGTTGTCGTGAACAAAATTGGGACGAAAAAAGACTTGAACAATTTGATAGTATTTCCTTGGGTTCTCTTGTTTCCGGTTCCGTGTTACAAAAAACCGAAAATTCTGTTATCGTTGATTTGGGTAATAAAGTTTCGGGAGTTATTGCTTTAGGTCATTTGTCCGATGGTGACCTTACTAAGTCTACCAAGGTTTTGAACAAACTTCGTGTTTCTACGAAAATAACAGATGTACTAGTTCTTCGAAAAGGCCAAGACAAGAGAAATATAACTCTGTCATTAAAGAAGAGCCTTATAAATGCTGCTAAAGAAGAACGCTTCCCCAAAACTATACAAGAGGTAAAAGAGGGTGTCAAGTATGCTGGCTTTGTTCGCAATACCACTGATTTTGGTGTTTTTGTCGAATTTTGTGATGGCTTGGTAGCGTTGGTACCTAAAGCTTATCTGTCAGAAGACTATGTTCCTGTGCCAGGCGCCTTATTTAAGCCTCAACAGTCTGTTGAATGTGTTTGCCTTTCTGTAaatcttcaacaaaagaaaatatttatgTCATTTAAACCTTTATCTtctaataaacaaagagttACTGAAGTTTTGGATAGCAAATATGACATTGAAAAACCTGTTGACGAATCTATTAAGAAAACTTATGATTATACAGCTGGAAAGGTCACATGGGGTACTATAACTTCTGTCAAAGCGTCTCAGCTTAATGTCGAATTGGCCGCAAATGTACAGGGTCGCGTTGAAGTTTCTGAAGTATTTGACAAGGCTGAAGATATTGAAAGCCTTAATAAGCCtctcaaaaatttcaagaaaGGTGATAAAATTTGTGTCCGTGTTTTAGGTATACACGACTCCAGGCATCATAAGTTCTTACCTATCTCTCATCGTGTTTCTCCTAAGCAATTTTTGGAGTTGAGTGTGCGCCCTTCTGTCATGAGTATGGAACCCTTTAAGCTTGAGACTCCTACTTTCAAGAAGGGAGACTCGGTCATTGCTTATGTCAATAACATATCTCAGGAATGCGTATGGGTTTCCGTTACTTCAACAATAAATGGAAGGATTATGGCTATGGACTTGGGTTATGATGCAGAAGTGATTAATAGTATACCAAAGCACTTTTTTGGTGGTAAAGCTTTGAAATGTACAGTAATTGACACTTCAAAAGTTCTCGGTCTTTCCCTTATCAAACCCGTTGACGGTTATGAGTCCGTTAAACCAGGTGATAAGTTTTCAGGAAGAGTGATGAATGTAAATGAGAGCGGAGCAATCGTTCATCTTCCTGGCCATTTAACTGGACGAGTTTCTCGTTTGGACATGTCAGATGATTATGATATTGCtccaaatgaaaagtttgttcGTAACAAATACATATCGGTATATGTTATGAGCGTTGATGTTTCGAATAAGAAAATTGCCCTTTCCACTCGTGAATCTAGAGTAAATCCACAAAATGCTGAGGTCAAAGATAGAGAGATTAAATCCATCGATGATTTGAAGCCTGGTGATGTCTGTCGTGGGTTTGTTTCCAACGTGGCTGACCAAGgtctttttgtttcgttAGGTCACGATTTGGTTGCTAGAATAAAGATTGCTGAGCTTTTCGATACTTTCATCAAAGAGTGGAAGACACAATTCCAAGTTAACATGCTGGTGAGAGGAAAAATAATTAGCGTTGATCATGATACCAAGCGTATTGAAATGACGCTAAAACCCAGTAAAATAGATGAGTCTTCTTCGATTACCACTGCATTTTCTGATTTACAGGTTGGAAGTAACATTGATGGTACCGTTGCTAAAGTTGAGGATTATGGTCTTCTTATCAAAATTGACAGCACAGACGGCATTGTTGGTTTGTGTCATAAATCTGAAGTTGCAGACGCTGTCGTCAATGATATAAGCAGGTTATATAGCGTTGGTGATAAAGTTCGTGCTCACGTTTTAGATGTAAATCCTGAAAAACGACGTATATCGTTGGGCCTTAAATCATCTTACTTTGATGCTGATTCAGATGTTGATTTATcagatgaaattgaaatgaaGTCTGCTGATGAAAGTTcagatgaagaaatggCAGAAGATCAACAATCCGAATCAGAGGCTGACGAAGAATCATCATCTGAAGAGGAAAATGAGAAACCTGCTCCATTGAATGTTAATGGTTTCGATTGGGGCGACAGCTCTACCGTATTCGACAAACCTGCTCGTGATGTGTCTGAAAGTGAGAgtgaagatgatgaaacTCCCAAACGCAAGAAGTCGAAGCCTGACAATTTTAATGACGAAGAGCGTGACTTAGATGAAGCTCCACATGTGCCTGCTGACTTTGAGCGTCAATTGCTATCATCACccaattcttcctttttgtgGATCAGTTATATGGCTTACCAATTGAATCTTAACGAGATTGAGAAAGCTCGTGAAATTGGTCAACGTGCCTTGAATACCATCAATTACagggaagaagaagaaaaattgaacgTTTGGATGGCATTACTTAATTTGGAAATTGCCTATGGAACAACTGAATCTCTTCAAAACACTTTCAAGGATGCTTGTGCTCACTGTGAACCTTTGgttgtttatgaaaagtTGTGTGGTGTCTTGATAAAAAGCAACAAGTTGGATTTGGCTAATGAGTATATGGAAGGTATGCTTAAAAACTTCAAGCAAGTTCCTTCCGTGTGGACTCAATATGCTTCTTTCCTCTTAACAAATGGAAGCGAAGATACGGCAAGAGGTTTACTGCAGCGTAGTTTGCAAAGCTTGCCTAAATCTGAACATGTAAAGATAATTGAAAAGTTCGCTATCCTTGAATTTAAACAGGGTGATCCTGAGCGTGGTCGCAccatttttgaaggattgTTGAGCAACTATCCAAAACGCTTGGACTTGTGGAATGTCTTGATTGACATGGAAGTCAAGCAAGGTGACACTGCTATCATTCGTCGCCTGTTTGAGCGTGTGCTCGCGTCCAAGCTTTCTACCAAGAAAGCtaagtttatttttaagAAATGGTTGACttatgaaaaggaaattggCGACAACAAGGGAGTTGACTCagttaaacaaaaagcctTAGAGTATGTATCTGGAAATCGGGAGGATTAA
- the rpl101 gene encoding 60S ribosomal protein L10a — MSKVSVATVRSNVEHILKGSQEKRRHFTETVELQIGLKNYDPQRDKRFSGTIKLPNVPRPNMALCILGDAHDLDRAKHGGVDAMSVDDLKKLNKNKKLVKKLAKKYDAFVASEVLIKQIPRLLGPGLSKAGKFPTPVSHNDDLYGKIIEVKSTIKFQLKKVLCLGVAVGHIEMSQDQLISNIMLAVNFLVSLLKKGWQNIGSLVIKSTMGKPFRLY, encoded by the coding sequence ATGTCCAAGGTCAGCGTTGCGACGGTCCGCTCCAATGTCGAGCACATCCTTAAGGGATCTCAAGAGAAGAGACGCCATTTTACGGAGACTGTCGAGCTTCAAATTGGTTTGAAGAACTACGACCCCCAGCGTGATAAGCGTTTCTCTGGTACCATCAAGTTGCCCAATGTTCCCCGCCCTAACATGGCTCTCTGCATTCTTGGTGATGCCCACGATTTGGACCGTGCTAAGCATGGCGGTGTTGATGCTATGTCCGTCGACGACTTGAAGAAGCTTaacaagaacaagaagCTTGTTAAGAAGTTGGCTAAGAAGTACGATGCTTTCGTTGCTTCCGAAGTCCTCATCAAGCAAATTCCCCGTTTGTTAGGTCCCGGTCTCTCCAAGGCTGGTAAGTTCCCTACCCCTGTCTCTCACAACGATGATCTCTACGGTAAGATCATCGAAGTTAAGTCTACCATCAAGTTCCAATTGAAGAAGGTTCTTTGTCTTGGTGTTGCCGTTGGTCACATTGAGATGTCTCAAGACCAATTGATCTCTAACATCATGCTTGCCGTTAACTTCTTGGTCTCTTTACTTAAGAAGGGCTGGCAAAACATTGGTTCCTTGGTCATCAAGTCTACCATGGGTAAGCCTTTCAGACTCTACTAA
- the pmp31 gene encoding plasma membrane proteolipid Pmp31: MSPHTLTSFLLIVLSIFVPFIVVGIRRGFCSADFLINICLCALGLPGIIHAIYIVLKYPSYPVYDIEHGQYSSIHAPESTAHQSIASHSNSNVHPPAYSTFAPNDNKYQHQS; encoded by the exons ATGTCGCCCCACACCTTGACGAGTTTTCTGTTGATTgttctttctatttttgtcCCTTTTATTGTCGTCGGTATTCGTAGAGGATTTTGTAGTGCAGA CTTTCTCATCAATATCTGTCTTTGCGCTTTGGGTCTCCCTGGAATAATCCACGCCATTTACATTGTCTTAAAGTATCCCTCCTATCCTGTCTATGACATAGAACACGGTCAATACTCTTCTATTCATGCTCCCGAATCTACGGCGCATCAGAGCATTGCTTCTCATTCTAATTCCAACGTTCATCCTCCTGCTTACTCTACGTTTGCCCCCAATG ATAACAAATATCAGCACCAATCCTAA
- the msy1 gene encoding MS calcium ion channel protein Msy1, giving the protein MSAPTNNQEVPTQGHHEPHHSDELSLPEYTNQDPNPQYIPEQQTIEEDAPNQHEFESELERLHSNETQRSNSGHNGRPVSTAYSTASTASHMSVEDQDQILNAEMSVHSQSLRRRGTNRSIRSSMRRSKRSASRKSNKSSKHDNIEEEKFPNHDDEHQLDNFGLVEFSTESAIRAPDNPIHIFGRMFQVIQRQSFFIRSMIYILPFAVLLLIPIFIGRFYHLKTNDGYNNQIRWIHIGGVQLMWMAIWWEIIWLSLWAGRFAAKLLPFIFAFIVSFVSNNVTKWKCMAIALEFPLTLFLWMMACYVSFLPIMTRHHVGDGGVLDVQMTAQGKRTQLQWEKSANNVLISLFICSIMNLVEKFLMQLIAMSLHKRQYESRILFNKFAINELAHLYDYARTRSFDFNDAIQRAKKTGLFNFAEKDRGGKTVNTAARVAQNALNQTTYRAMGAFNFAHDMINKVAGEISNREIQGSTSPRNVVQHLLRTTRGCQSLARCLFQALVRPGNIDIVYDDFVPVYRNEFDEVDQEKLNACYNIFDRDLNGDITCEEIELAIVEIGKERKIISASLRDLNVSIGKLDAICMFFVALITLFIFLYLIARNFSGVLTSAGTWLLGLSWLFSSSAVELLNSIIFVFVKHPYDVGDRISVLINGVVTPAMVKEIAIMSTEFRLLTGEIVQAPNNLLNTLWITNMRRSDGISDPITVSLKFGTTLQQIEALRVKLIDFLKEEKRDYKPDLLTEVTDFPNLYSMSLLVVFFHKYNFQDEILRMRRRNMFMCALMTYLQELDIVSPINNAPGKTKESPMFINVGNGAAAFGSNPFDKTNGNRPSEGPHGILRNTSVRQPVPEESSSSTDVADMERQPSKKRVDFSLGTSHIVSAMDDITDIGSSDLNRERLPDVVIESAGTDAMRRETELRRQQQEEAEEEEEGEENKEENDGSERSSRRSGRFSLSSRRNRNSGRASANTSPGLRNVAVDDMRTSLIGQSTTRSAHL; this is encoded by the coding sequence atgagTGCTCCTACGAATAATCAAGAAGTTCCCACACAAGGCCATCATGAGCCACATCACTCTGATGAATTATCACTTCCTGAATATACCAACCAAGACCCCAATCCCCAATATATTCCTGAACAACAAACCATCGAAGAAGATGCTCCTAATCAGCACGAGTTCGAAAGTGAACTTGAACGTTTGCACTCGAACGAAACTCAAAGGTCAAATTCTGGTCACAATGGTCGCCCTGTATCGACCGCCTATTCGACCGCTTCTACTGCCTCTCACATGAGTGTTGAAGATCAGGATCAAATTTTGAATGCAGAAATGTCTGTTCATTCTCAATCTCTTCGTCGTCGTGGCACGAACAGAAGCATTCGTAGTTCTATGCGTCGTTCTAAAAGAAGCGCCAGCCGAAAATCAAACAAGTCATCCAAACATGACAACATTGAGGAGGAAAAGTTTCCCAACCATGATGATGAACACCAATTGGATAATTTCGGTCTTGTTGAGTTCAGTACTGAGTCTGCCATCAGGGCTCCAGACAATCCTATCCATATTTTCGGAAGAATGTTCCAAGTCATTCAAAGACAAAGTTTTTTCATTCGTTCCATGATTTATATTCTTCCCTTTGCAGTCTTGTTGCTGATTCCCATCTTTATCGGTCGTTTTTATCACCTCAAAACAAATGACGGGTACAATAATCAGATTCGCTGGATCCATATTGGCGGTGTTCAGTTGATGTGGATGGCTATTTGGTGGGAAATTATTTGGCTCAGTTTATGGGCTGGTCGCTTTGCTGCAAAGCTACTTCCCTTCATTTTTGCATTTATCGTATCTTTTGTCAGCAACAATGTTACAAAGTGGAAATGTATGGCAATAGCTTTGGAATTTCCTTTGACATTGTTCCTATGGATGATGGCCTGTTATGTAAGTTTCCTCCCCATCATGACTCGGCACCATGTCGGGGACGGCGGTGTGTTGGACGTGCAAATGACGGCTCAAGGAAAACGTACTCAGCTACAGTGGGAAAAGAGTGCAAACAATGTTCTGATTTccctttttatttgctCCATTATGAATTTGgttgaaaagtttttaatGCAGCTCATTGCAATGTCTCTACACAAACGCCAGTACGAATCTAGAATTTTGTTTAACAAATTTGCAATTAACGAGTTGGCTCACCTATACGATTATGCTAGGACTCGCTCCTTTGATTTTAATGATGCCATTCAACGTGCTAAAAAGACTGGTCTCTTCAACTTTGCAGAAAAGGACCGTGGTGGAAAGACCGTAAATACTGCAGCTCGAGTTGCTCAGAACGCTTTGAATCAGACAACTTATCGGGCAATGGGTGCTTTTAATTTCGCTCATGATATGATTAATAAGGTTGCTGGTGAAATTTCTAACCGTGAAATTCAAGGCTCTACGTCCCCCAGAAATGTTGTTCAGCATTTGCTGAGAACTACTCGAGGCTGTCAGTCGTTAGCTCGTTGTCTGTTTCAAGCTCTGGTGAGACCTGGTAACATTGATATTGTGTATGATGATTTCGTCCCGGTTTATAGAAACGAATTTGATGAAGTAGACCAAGAAAAGCTAAACGCATGTTATAATATCTTTGATCGTGATTTGAATGGCGATATTACTTGTGAAGAGATTGAACTAGCGATTGTGGAGATTGGAAAGGAACGAAAAATCATATCGGCTTCTCTTCGTGATCTGAATGTATCCATCGGCAAACTAGACGCAATTTGCatgttttttgttgctttAATTACtttgttcattttcctttactTGATCGCTCGTAACTTTAGTGGTGTCTTAACTTCTGCCGGTACTTGGTTGTTGGGTCTTTCTTGGCTCTTTTCTAGCTCTGCAGTTGAATTGCTTAATTCCAtcatttttgtatttgttaAGCACCCTTACGATGTCGGTGACCGAATCAGCGTCTTGATTAATGGCGTTGTGACCCCAGCAATGGTGAAAGAAATCGCTATTATGTCTACAGAATTTCGTTTGCTGACAGGTGAAATTGTTCAAGCACCAAACAATTTGCTTAACACACTATGGATCACGAACATGCGTCGTAGTGATGGGATTTCCGATCCAATCACCGTTAGTCTGAAATTTGGTACTACGTTGCAGCAAATTGAGGCTCTTCGTGTGAAGCTGATTGACTTCctaaaagaggaaaaacgAGACTACAAGCCGGATTTGCTTACTGAGGTAACTGACTTTCCCAATCTGTACTCCATGTCCTTGCTTGTAgtttttttccataaatATAACTTTCAAGATGAGATTCTGAGAATGAGACGCCGTAACATGTTTATGTGTGCTTTGATGACTTACCTTCAAGAATTGGATATTGTGTCTCCAATTAACAACGCCCCGGGTAAGACAAAAGAGTCACCTATGTTCATCAACGTTGGCAATGGTGCCGCCGCCTTTGGATCAAACCCATTTGATAAAACAAACGGAAATAGACCAAGCGAAGGCCCACACGGAATTTTAAGGAATACCTCTGTACGCCAGCCTGTTCCGGAGGAATCTTCAAGCTCCACTGACGTAGCTGATATGGAAAGACAACCTAGTAAGAAGCGCGTTGATTTTTCGTTGGGAACTTCTCACATAGTGAGTGCGATGGATGACATTACTGATATAGGGAGCAGCGATTTAAATCGTGAACGTCTTCCTGACGTTGTTATTGAAAGCGCTGGCACTGATGCTATGCGTCGTGAGACGGAATTACGTAGACAACAGCAAGAAGAggcagaagaagaagaagaaggagaagagaacaaagaagaaaatgatggATCTGAAAGGTCTTCCCGAAGATCTGGTCGCTTCAGTCTTTCGTCTCGTCGAAACCGCAACTCTGGTCGGGCTAGTGCAAATACTTCGCCGGGTTTACGCAATGTTGCTGTAGACGATATGAGGACTTCTCTGATAGGTCAAAGTACCACTAGATCTGCCCATCTTTAA